TCGGGATCAGGTCCATGTGCAACCGCACCGGTACCTGGAAGGTGCCCAGGTCGCGGATGGGCTCCGTCAGCGAGATGATCCGCCGGTCGATGTCGTGCCCCACGGCGTCCGTCAATACCTGCGCTATCGCCATCGTCGTGATGGACCCGTAGAGCCTGCCGCCCTGGCCGGAGCGGCCCTTGAGCGTCACGCTCAGCCCGTCCAGCAGGTTGGCGACGCCCTGCAAGTCCGAGGCGTCACGGGCCCGTTTGGCCTCAGCCGCTCTCTTGATCTTCTCAATCCGCTTCATCTGGTCCGCCGTCGCCGGCGCAGCCAGCCCCTGCGGGATCAGGTAATTGCGGGCATACCCACCGGACACCGCACGGATGTCGCCCGCCAAATGCTTGGGCGGCACGTCCGCCAGAAAGACCACTTGCACGCGCACAGGAGCACCTCACGTTTAAAGTGAACCTAACAAGCGTACCACAGCAAGGCCGGAGCGTGAAGCCGAGCTATGGAGGAGCTTGGCTGGGCGGCCGGGAGAGCGATCCGTTCGCCCTGAGCCTGTCGAAGGGCGTCGAGCACGGGGCGGGACCACCGCCCCCTACCGGAACGGGTTCACCGCCATTGCCGCGCCGACCACCAACCCCACGAGCGAGTAAAGCCCGATCACCAGCCCGTCGGCCACCAGAGAGAAGGTGATGATGCTGAGGCCGTAGCTGCACACCGCCAGCAGCTGCAGCGGCGTCGCCCGCTTGCGGTTGCTCGCCCGGCTGATCGACTCGCCGATGACGTAGCCCGCCCCCACATAGCCCAGCGCCACGAAGATCGCGCCGAAGAACCCGCCGGGGATGAGCTGCTCCAGCAACCCCAGGAAGACGCCCGACCCCACACCAACACCCAGCGCAACCGCGACGGACATCCCAAGCTGCGGCGCGGGGAGCGAGTAGGTGGGAAGCCGTTGCACCCGGGCGCATTCCGGACACCGGGCGCCGACGGGTGTGGTGATGGCGCACTTGCCACATATAGGCCGGTCACACTTGCTGCACTTCAGCAAGGTCTCCGTCTGTGGATGGAACGTGCACTCCATCGGAACCAACGTCCCCCCGGGCTGTTGTTGCATCTCTCTTACTCGTCCGGCCTGCGCGTTATCCACTCGTCCCGGTTTGCGATGTCCCGGTCGAAGAGCAGCCGGTAGCGCAGGACGCGCACCATCGGTTCGCCCTCCAGTGGCGATTGCCAGTTGGCGACCAGCCGTTTCAGCACCATCAGCGCCAGCACTGACCACAGCACCGTCATGTGCACGGTGTTGCGCTCGATGACGTCGAGCTCGTTCAGCATGAAGGCCAGCGGAAGGTTCAATGCCATCACGGCCAGCAAATAGATGGCGGACTGCTTGCGCAACAGCCCGCCCCAGACGCCGCCGACAATGACGCCA
This portion of the Chloroflexota bacterium genome encodes:
- the rplI gene encoding 50S ribosomal protein L9, coding for MRVQVVFLADVPPKHLAGDIRAVSGGYARNYLIPQGLAAPATADQMKRIEKIKRAAEAKRARDASDLQGVANLLDGLSVTLKGRSGQGGRLYGSITTMAIAQVLTDAVGHDIDRRIISLTEPIRDLGTFQVPVRLHMDLIPTVTVVVEDASGRYFAAVPEAEGEEGADEDAETVDEVSEDEAEAEDAAEEEAEEAEAEDAAEEAEVEDKPE